A region from the Flavobacterium enshiense genome encodes:
- a CDS encoding amino acid permease, translating to MSFTDLFRRKSTSTILKQGGDGDHATGLHKVLTVRDLTFFGIAAIIGGGTFSAIGNACFSGGPGVTLLYIICAIACGFTAMCYAEFASRVPVSGSAYTYAYVSFGELFAWIIGWALIMEYSIGNIYIAFSWSGYFTNLLESFHIHLPEWLTINYQSAHSAFLENKAGEGFNAWQNAPMLGSLKVIFDLPAVVINLLITYLVYKGTKESKNFSNVMVIIKLAIIALVIAVGVFYVDIDNWTPFMPNGFGGVMAGVSAVFFAYIGFDAVSTLAEESKNPQRDLPKGMIYSLVICTVIYIILALVLTGMVKYDLLGVTDPLAEIFALKGVKWMLFIVSIAAVVAMTSVMLVFQMGQPRIWMTMSRDGLMPKKFAEIHPKHKTPGFATIVTGLVVGLPIFFTDENFVLDFTSIGTLFAFVLVCGGVLLLSPQSEEELAERKSNGKFRIPYINSKFIFPAIVVGTIFIVNYVFPTFFTDTFDFSGDKFATNISMVVFFVLCGVMAVMAFLKNLSLIPLLGLISCCYLLTGMAVSNWKWFGVWLIIGLVFYFSFGYKNSKLNFNRIKATIED from the coding sequence ATGTCTTTTACCGATTTATTCAGAAGAAAATCAACATCAACTATATTGAAACAGGGTGGGGACGGAGATCACGCCACTGGATTACACAAAGTTCTTACCGTTCGCGATTTAACCTTTTTCGGGATAGCAGCAATTATTGGTGGCGGAACTTTTTCTGCTATCGGGAATGCCTGTTTTTCAGGTGGTCCGGGTGTAACGCTTTTGTATATTATTTGTGCAATCGCGTGCGGATTTACAGCTATGTGTTATGCCGAATTCGCTTCACGAGTGCCTGTTTCAGGTAGTGCTTATACGTATGCCTATGTTTCATTTGGCGAATTATTCGCATGGATTATCGGTTGGGCATTGATTATGGAATATTCCATCGGAAATATTTATATCGCCTTTTCATGGAGTGGTTATTTTACCAATTTGTTAGAGAGTTTCCACATTCATTTGCCGGAGTGGCTAACGATTAATTATCAGTCGGCTCATTCTGCTTTCCTTGAAAATAAAGCCGGGGAAGGTTTCAATGCATGGCAAAATGCACCAATGCTGGGGAGCCTGAAAGTGATTTTTGATTTACCTGCTGTGGTGATTAATTTGTTGATTACCTATTTGGTTTATAAAGGTACCAAGGAATCAAAAAACTTTAGCAATGTCATGGTAATCATTAAATTAGCTATTATTGCTTTGGTAATTGCGGTAGGTGTTTTTTATGTGGATATCGACAACTGGACACCATTTATGCCGAATGGTTTTGGCGGTGTTATGGCCGGAGTATCGGCAGTATTCTTTGCATATATCGGTTTTGATGCCGTTTCGACTTTGGCAGAAGAAAGTAAAAATCCGCAAAGGGATTTACCGAAAGGAATGATTTATTCTTTAGTGATTTGTACCGTGATTTATATCATTTTGGCCTTGGTTTTAACCGGCATGGTAAAATACGATTTATTGGGTGTAACCGATCCGTTAGCTGAAATTTTTGCTTTAAAAGGGGTGAAATGGATGTTGTTCATTGTGTCCATTGCGGCCGTTGTGGCGATGACCAGTGTGATGCTGGTGTTTCAGATGGGACAGCCGAGAATCTGGATGACCATGAGCCGTGACGGACTGATGCCGAAGAAATTTGCGGAAATTCATCCGAAGCATAAAACGCCGGGATTTGCAACAATCGTGACCGGTTTAGTGGTAGGTCTGCCAATTTTCTTTACCGATGAGAATTTCGTGTTGGATTTTACAAGTATCGGTACTTTATTCGCCTTCGTATTGGTTTGTGGCGGTGTATTGCTGCTGTCTCCACAGAGCGAAGAAGAATTGGCTGAACGCAAAAGCAATGGTAAATTCAGAATACCTTACATAAATTCAAAGTTTATTTTCCCAGCCATCGTGGTGGGAACCATTTTTATCGTAAACTATGTTTTCCCAACTTTCTTTACCGATACGTTTGATTTCTCGGGAGACAAATTCGCGACAAATATTTCGATGGTGGTATTCTTTGTTTTATGTGGTGTGATGGCGGTGATGGCGTTCCTTAAAAACCTTTCGTTAATTCCGTTATTGGGATTGATTTCCTGCTGTTACCTGTTAACCGGGATGGCGGTTTCCAACTGGAAATGGTTCGGAGTTTGGCTGATAATCGGATTGGTGTTCTATTTCAGTTTCGGCTATAAAAACAGTAAACTGAATTTCAACAGAATTAAAGCGACAATTGAAGATTAA
- a CDS encoding amidohydrolase family protein produces the protein MKKFLCILIILSFQIAFCQNIEADFIITNVSVVPMNTELVLKNKSVVIKNGKIIEITDDRKLKTKAKQTIDGKGKFLIPSLADAHAHLPENDVELEKYFKLNLINGVTKLRSMRGDSKHIEMKKKYNTENSYYPKLYLSPNPITKNLSFTKEQIVTFVKETKENGFDFIKVLSIKNQELFDELNAVCKEYDVKIGGHFPSNPKGVIISDESFFGSNYTSFEHLGGLIGEPNSFESRVKSIKEKKLFVCPTLQWYIISYGQYSVEDMIKQKGMQFINPETVKEWAEKTNLYREKTGKKEFEEEVALYAKELQERHAVIKRLNDEGVPLLLSPDSSSKFIVAGFAMHEEMKSYQKAGLTNYAVLKTGTVNFANLFNENYGTIEVGKNADFLIVSKNPLERLDALEKIEGIYFNNQYLNKNILEEMSRSILPN, from the coding sequence ATGAAAAAATTTCTTTGCATTCTGATAATTCTTAGTTTTCAAATCGCTTTTTGCCAAAATATAGAAGCCGATTTCATCATTACCAATGTCTCTGTAGTCCCGATGAATACTGAACTGGTTCTTAAAAACAAGTCAGTTGTAATTAAGAACGGAAAAATCATTGAAATTACCGATGACAGGAAATTAAAAACCAAAGCGAAACAAACCATTGATGGTAAAGGAAAATTTTTAATTCCTTCCTTAGCCGATGCACATGCTCATCTTCCGGAAAATGATGTAGAATTAGAGAAGTATTTCAAACTCAACCTTATTAACGGCGTTACAAAACTTCGTTCAATGCGAGGCGATTCGAAGCATATTGAAATGAAAAAGAAATATAACACCGAGAATTCATATTATCCGAAATTATACCTCTCTCCTAATCCTATCACAAAAAATCTAAGCTTCACAAAAGAGCAAATAGTTACATTCGTAAAAGAAACAAAAGAAAACGGATTTGATTTCATAAAAGTTCTGAGCATTAAAAATCAGGAATTATTTGACGAATTAAACGCAGTTTGTAAAGAATACGATGTGAAAATCGGCGGTCATTTTCCGAGCAATCCAAAAGGTGTTATCATTAGTGATGAAAGCTTTTTTGGATCAAACTATACTTCTTTCGAGCATTTGGGCGGACTTATCGGTGAGCCAAATTCTTTTGAATCGCGAGTAAAATCAATAAAGGAAAAAAAATTATTTGTCTGCCCTACCCTGCAATGGTACATAATTAGTTACGGACAATATTCGGTTGAGGATATGATAAAACAAAAAGGAATGCAATTCATCAATCCTGAAACAGTAAAAGAATGGGCCGAGAAAACAAATTTGTATCGGGAAAAAACGGGCAAAAAGGAGTTTGAAGAAGAAGTAGCCCTTTATGCTAAAGAATTACAGGAACGTCATGCTGTTATCAAACGATTAAATGATGAAGGGGTTCCTTTATTATTGAGTCCGGACAGCAGTTCAAAATTCATCGTGGCGGGTTTTGCAATGCACGAAGAAATGAAATCATACCAAAAAGCCGGTTTAACAAATTATGCTGTTTTAAAAACTGGAACAGTAAATTTTGCCAATTTATTTAATGAAAATTACGGAACGATTGAAGTCGGAAAAAATGCAGATTTCCTTATTGTTTCAAAAAACCCATTGGAAAGATTAGATGCTTTGGAAAAAATTGAAGGCATTTACTTTAACAATCAGTATTTGAATAAAAATATACTTGAAGAAATGTCAAGATCAATTTTACCAAATTAA
- a CDS encoding S9 family peptidase, which translates to MKKFTLFFLLTGSMTFAQRNLTIEETVMGGRKYAPTTQTAQQWRKDSKSITYLSADFSTLFEKSAATSWKETTLATKAELESALKAKFPNEEFSVRTFPVSINWKTTNSFETEIAGKKNNYKVIYDVASKQITNTIAYDVQGTSAAFSSNNNTAWLKGNNIRITDASGKIIEVTNDENPAIVNGNDYVHRQEFGIDRGMWWNEAGTQLAYYRKDETMVGNYPIINWNEREAANKEVKYPMAGMTSENVSLVIYDVATGKKVTVQTGEPKEQYLTMVSWEPTGKYIFIGILNREQNHLKFNKYDAKTGAFVKTLFEEKAATWVEPQHALTFVPNNPNQFIYQTDFNGFNQMYLYNTDGKQLKNLAYKDVIVKDFLGFDAKNTKINYIGTSNNGLDRQLYQVDIKSGKTVQLTSISGTHNASVSSDGTMILDQYSNVTTPNEISVIDVKSNKATTLVKAENPFTGKVEMPKMELVTITSADGKTPLNGRIIYPANFDATKKYPVMLYVYGGSHAQLVNNRWMGGGGYFDYYMAQEGYVVFTLDNRGSDARGKKFCDVNHRQLGVNEMADQMKGIEFLKSKSFVDADKIGVFGWSFGGFMATSLMTSQNNVFKVGVAGGPVIDWKYYEVMYGERYMDTPQENPEGYAKASLLDKAKDLKGRLLIIHGAQDPVVVQQQSMNFVEACIKAGKQVDYFLYPNHEHNVGGRDRIHMYAKIADYFNVHLK; encoded by the coding sequence ATGAAAAAGTTTACTTTATTCTTTCTTCTGACAGGATCAATGACATTCGCCCAGCGAAACCTGACCATCGAAGAAACTGTAATGGGTGGAAGAAAATATGCTCCAACCACACAAACAGCGCAACAATGGCGTAAAGACTCCAAGTCAATAACTTATTTAAGTGCCGATTTTTCAACATTATTTGAGAAAAGTGCAGCAACATCTTGGAAGGAAACCACGTTAGCAACAAAAGCTGAATTAGAAAGCGCTCTGAAAGCAAAATTCCCTAACGAAGAGTTTTCGGTTAGAACATTTCCTGTTTCAATTAACTGGAAAACCACCAATTCATTTGAAACCGAAATAGCTGGTAAAAAAAACAATTATAAAGTGATTTACGATGTAGCTTCTAAGCAAATCACAAACACAATTGCTTATGATGTTCAAGGCACCAGCGCTGCATTTTCTTCAAACAACAATACAGCCTGGTTAAAAGGTAACAACATCAGAATTACAGATGCTTCAGGAAAAATAATCGAAGTAACCAACGATGAAAACCCTGCAATTGTGAACGGTAATGATTATGTTCACCGTCAGGAATTTGGTATCGACCGCGGTATGTGGTGGAACGAAGCCGGAACACAACTTGCTTACTACAGAAAAGATGAAACCATGGTGGGCAACTACCCTATCATTAACTGGAACGAGCGTGAAGCAGCAAACAAAGAAGTTAAATACCCGATGGCTGGAATGACGAGCGAGAATGTTTCGCTTGTAATTTATGATGTTGCCACAGGTAAAAAAGTTACCGTTCAAACCGGCGAACCAAAAGAGCAGTATTTGACTATGGTTTCATGGGAGCCGACAGGTAAATACATTTTCATCGGAATATTAAACCGTGAGCAAAATCACCTGAAATTCAACAAATACGATGCAAAAACAGGAGCTTTCGTAAAAACACTATTCGAAGAAAAAGCAGCAACTTGGGTTGAGCCTCAGCATGCTTTAACTTTTGTACCTAATAATCCGAACCAATTCATTTATCAGACAGATTTCAATGGTTTCAACCAAATGTATTTATACAACACTGACGGTAAACAATTGAAAAACCTTGCTTATAAGGATGTAATCGTAAAAGACTTTTTAGGTTTTGATGCTAAAAACACAAAAATCAATTACATCGGAACTTCAAACAACGGTTTAGACAGACAATTATATCAGGTCGATATCAAATCGGGAAAAACAGTTCAATTAACATCGATTTCCGGAACACACAATGCATCCGTTTCTTCAGACGGAACTATGATTTTGGATCAATACAGTAATGTTACCACTCCAAATGAAATTTCGGTTATCGACGTAAAATCAAATAAAGCAACCACTTTAGTAAAAGCTGAAAACCCGTTCACAGGAAAAGTGGAAATGCCAAAAATGGAATTGGTAACCATCACTTCTGCAGACGGTAAAACGCCTTTAAACGGAAGAATCATCTACCCTGCTAATTTTGATGCTACTAAAAAATATCCTGTAATGCTTTATGTTTACGGAGGTTCGCATGCACAATTGGTAAACAACCGTTGGATGGGCGGCGGAGGTTACTTCGATTATTACATGGCTCAGGAAGGATACGTGGTATTTACATTGGATAACCGTGGAAGTGATGCACGCGGAAAGAAATTCTGTGATGTAAACCACCGTCAGTTAGGTGTAAATGAAATGGCCGATCAGATGAAAGGGATTGAATTCCTTAAATCGAAATCGTTCGTAGATGCTGATAAAATCGGTGTTTTCGGATGGAGTTTTGGTGGATTTATGGCTACTTCTTTAATGACCAGCCAGAACAATGTATTTAAAGTTGGTGTTGCCGGTGGTCCGGTAATCGACTGGAAATACTATGAAGTAATGTACGGAGAGCGCTATATGGACACGCCTCAGGAAAATCCGGAAGGTTATGCCAAAGCTTCATTATTGGATAAAGCAAAAGACTTAAAAGGAAGATTGTTGATTATTCACGGAGCTCAGGATCCGGTAGTAGTTCAACAACAGAGTATGAACTTTGTCGAAGCATGTATCAAAGCCGGCAAGCAGGTGGATTACTTCTTATATCCTAACCACGAACACAATGTGGGAGGTAGAGACAGAATTCACATGTATGCAAAAATCGCTGATTACTTTAATGTGCATTTGAAGTAA
- a CDS encoding fibronectin type III domain-containing protein, translating into MGKNFTRIVFLLFFLFLSIPGRLMAQINCETPANLTAANISPTGAVLYIGTTANAGTYNIRYHGPGTTTWTTLNHVIVPFQLGNLICNTAYEWQAQRVCGVTPNNAPILSAWSLGSAFTTSACSTPTCPVPTNLHATNISQNGAVLSLGVDATNGVYNIRYHGPNSTNWITVNNVAIPYQLGDLTCGTAYEWQMQQVCGTSAGTANLSAWSVGSAFTTMACTTPTPCLVPTNLTATNISQTGAVLHFGTNATSGRYNIRYHGPNSTTWVTVNNVTVPFQLGNLTCHTTYEWQAQQICSITGATNYNLSDWSVEAVFTTAACPAPSCPVPTYLSTTNISQTGAVLNLGTLANTGIFNIRYRVPNAANWIVINNVMMPYQLHELTCHTAYEWQAQKICSNADNSTIILSEWSAPLPFSTTGCPVSNCPVPTNLSATNISQSGAVLNVGTTSNPGVYNIRYHGPNSTTWITVNNVTMPYQLGNLTCHAVYEWQVQRVCANSAGTPGALSDWSTGAAFTTANCPTTTCPVPTYLSTTNISQTGAVLNLGTLANTGIFNIRYRVPNAANWIVINNVTMPHQLHGLTCHTGYEWQAQKVCTNADNSTAILSNWSTAVAFTTTACSDPAPCSVPTNLAASNITQTGAVLHFGSSTVTGRYNIRYHGPNSTTWIMLNNVTVPFQLGNLTCHTTYEWQAQQICATPGTVNNNLSPWSVGAAFTTSACPDTACPSPTNLTATNIGPNGAVLHFGTTATDGRYNIRYHGPNSTTWITLNNVAVPFQLKELRCNTRYEWQAQKICGTTASGALALSPWSVGAVFATGDCPAPACPVPTNLSAINISQNGALLQWNGVAGVAAYIVRYKPAYSDAAFTTVTSTTNSVQIGNLTLGAVYVWQVSAVCANGTTLAANWSMESRFVTRSQLLAYPNPGNGTVSVSYSSNKVAPVQVKLLDLYGKEIIVQNRDAVEGTNVFNVNTSEVSDGLYFIGIYSDDVLTTTKVVIKH; encoded by the coding sequence ATGGGAAAAAACTTTACTCGAATCGTGTTTCTTTTGTTTTTTCTTTTTCTGTCTATTCCAGGCAGATTAATGGCACAAATAAATTGTGAAACACCTGCTAACTTAACGGCAGCGAATATCAGTCCGACAGGAGCGGTACTTTATATAGGGACTACTGCGAACGCGGGGACATACAATATTCGTTACCATGGTCCGGGAACTACGACTTGGACTACACTGAACCATGTCATCGTTCCGTTTCAATTAGGAAATTTGATATGCAACACCGCCTATGAATGGCAGGCACAACGAGTTTGTGGTGTGACGCCTAATAATGCACCTATTTTAAGTGCATGGTCTTTAGGGTCAGCATTTACTACTTCAGCTTGCTCAACGCCAACTTGTCCGGTACCTACCAATTTGCACGCAACAAACATTAGTCAGAATGGGGCTGTACTTTCTTTGGGAGTTGATGCAACAAATGGAGTGTATAACATTCGTTATCACGGTCCAAATTCTACAAACTGGATTACTGTTAATAACGTAGCGATTCCTTATCAACTGGGTGATTTAACATGTGGTACTGCTTATGAGTGGCAAATGCAACAAGTGTGTGGTACTTCGGCTGGTACAGCTAATTTAAGTGCGTGGTCTGTCGGATCTGCGTTTACTACGATGGCCTGTACTACACCAACACCATGTCTGGTTCCGACTAATTTAACAGCAACAAACATCAGTCAAACGGGAGCTGTCCTTCATTTTGGAACGAATGCAACTTCCGGAAGATATAACATTCGTTATCATGGTCCGAATTCCACAACATGGGTTACTGTAAACAATGTTACGGTTCCATTCCAGTTAGGCAATTTGACTTGCCATACAACTTACGAATGGCAGGCGCAACAGATTTGTTCTATTACCGGTGCTACAAATTATAATCTAAGTGATTGGTCAGTTGAAGCAGTGTTTACAACAGCTGCCTGTCCGGCACCATCATGTCCTGTTCCTACTTATTTGTCAACTACGAATATCAGCCAAACAGGTGCAGTACTTAATTTAGGTACTCTTGCGAATACCGGAATTTTCAATATCCGTTATCGCGTTCCGAATGCTGCAAACTGGATTGTTATCAATAATGTTATGATGCCGTACCAGCTGCATGAATTGACTTGTCATACGGCATATGAATGGCAAGCACAGAAAATTTGCTCTAACGCGGATAATTCCACGATTATTTTAAGCGAGTGGTCTGCACCACTACCTTTCAGTACGACTGGGTGTCCGGTTTCTAATTGTCCGGTTCCTACTAATTTATCAGCAACAAATATTAGTCAATCAGGTGCAGTACTTAATGTAGGAACTACAAGCAATCCGGGAGTGTACAACATCCGTTATCATGGTCCAAATTCCACAACATGGATTACTGTTAATAATGTTACAATGCCTTATCAATTGGGTAATTTGACTTGTCATGCAGTTTATGAATGGCAGGTACAAAGAGTTTGTGCCAATTCAGCAGGAACACCAGGTGCTTTAAGTGATTGGTCAACAGGGGCAGCTTTTACTACAGCTAATTGTCCAACGACTACTTGTCCTGTGCCGACTTATTTGTCAACTACAAATATTAGCCAAACAGGTGCAGTACTTAATTTAGGTACTCTTGCGAATACCGGAATTTTCAATATCCGTTATCGTGTTCCGAATGCTGCAAACTGGATTGTTATCAATAATGTTACGATGCCTCATCAATTACATGGGTTGACTTGTCATACAGGTTACGAATGGCAAGCACAAAAAGTTTGTACTAATGCAGATAATTCCACAGCTATTTTGAGCAATTGGTCTACAGCAGTGGCTTTCACAACAACTGCTTGTTCTGATCCTGCACCATGTTCAGTTCCGACTAATTTGGCAGCATCAAATATCACCCAAACCGGAGCTGTGCTTCATTTTGGAAGCAGTACAGTGACTGGAAGGTATAACATCCGTTATCATGGTCCAAACTCTACAACTTGGATTATGCTTAACAATGTTACGGTTCCGTTCCAGTTGGGTAATTTAACTTGCCATACTACTTATGAATGGCAGGCGCAACAGATTTGTGCTACTCCGGGAACTGTAAACAATAACTTAAGTCCTTGGTCAGTTGGAGCAGCATTCACAACATCTGCTTGTCCCGACACGGCTTGTCCTTCGCCGACTAATTTAACAGCAACGAATATCGGTCCAAATGGAGCAGTGCTTCATTTTGGAACGACTGCAACTGATGGAAGATATAACATCCGTTACCATGGCCCGAATTCCACAACCTGGATTACATTGAACAATGTTGCTGTTCCGTTCCAATTAAAAGAATTGAGATGCAATACAAGATATGAATGGCAGGCACAGAAGATTTGCGGCACAACGGCTAGCGGGGCACTTGCTTTAAGTCCGTGGTCTGTTGGAGCTGTATTTGCAACGGGTGATTGTCCGGCGCCAGCTTGTCCGGTTCCGACTAATTTATCTGCAATAAATATCAGTCAAAATGGAGCATTACTTCAATGGAATGGTGTTGCAGGTGTAGCTGCTTATATTGTTCGATACAAGCCGGCTTATAGTGATGCGGCGTTTACAACTGTTACATCGACAACCAATTCGGTTCAAATTGGTAATTTGACTCTTGGAGCAGTTTATGTATGGCAGGTGTCGGCTGTTTGTGCTAATGGAACTACTTTAGCCGCTAACTGGTCGATGGAATCTAGATTTGTGACTCGTTCTCAGTTGTTGGCATACCCTAATCCTGGTAATGGAACGGTTTCTGTTTCTTATTCTTCAAACAAAGTAGCTCCAGTTCAGGTTAAATTGTTGGATTTATACGGAAAAGAGATAATTGTACAAAACAGAGACGCTGTAGAAGGAACTAACGTATTTAATGTTAATACTTCAGAAGTGTCTGATGGATTGTATTTCATAGGAATTTATTCTGATGATGTATTGACTACTACAAAAGTTGTTATCAAACATTAG
- a CDS encoding T9SS type A sorting domain-containing protein has translation MKKFLLIFILSVYTTGFAQTISVVNITTNDIVYSTYNSKLYATVPSANGTNGNSIGRINPLTAALEGTTPIGSEPSVMAISSDGQTIYCGFNGTSTVRKFNTTNNTASTQFSLGSDTYSGAFYAEDIEVMPNNPNTIAVARRNLGYSPKHEGVAIYDNGIMRATTTPDHSGSNQIEFDDEFSLVGYNNESTEYGFRRMSINAGGVTETSLSRSLVHGFGLNFSAYNKKAFFTNGTVIDFNFSPFVSGTFSNANGPTIYDTFTGLVCIASNDANGAITFKRYNPETYLLVDSLPIPQANGQAKNITVCGNGCYAFNTTNNKVIIIKNFLNLNSEEFKAKSSLSLYPNPVSSTLSFSHDNTLNIEKVEIYSSIGQKIKTLERNDITISHLEVSDLTAGIYFADIFTNEGKITKKFIKK, from the coding sequence ATGAAAAAATTCTTACTTATTTTTATTCTATCCGTTTATACAACAGGGTTCGCCCAAACAATCTCTGTAGTCAATATTACTACCAATGATATCGTTTACAGCACTTATAACAGTAAACTTTATGCTACAGTACCAAGCGCAAATGGAACCAACGGCAACAGTATCGGGAGGATTAATCCACTGACTGCAGCACTTGAAGGAACAACCCCTATTGGAAGTGAGCCAAGTGTAATGGCAATTTCTTCAGATGGGCAGACTATATATTGCGGTTTCAACGGAACTTCAACAGTAAGAAAATTCAATACTACAAACAACACTGCCTCTACCCAATTTTCTTTAGGTTCAGATACTTATTCAGGAGCATTTTATGCCGAAGATATTGAAGTTATGCCTAACAATCCGAACACAATTGCCGTGGCAAGAAGAAACTTAGGCTATTCACCTAAACATGAAGGTGTTGCGATTTACGATAATGGAATTATGAGAGCGACTACCACCCCAGACCATTCAGGAAGTAATCAAATTGAATTTGATGATGAATTTTCTCTGGTAGGTTATAATAATGAATCTACGGAATATGGATTTAGAAGAATGAGTATTAACGCTGGCGGGGTCACTGAAACAAGCTTATCAAGAAGCTTGGTTCATGGATTTGGATTAAATTTTAGCGCGTATAACAAAAAGGCATTTTTTACTAACGGAACTGTAATCGATTTTAACTTTTCTCCTTTCGTTTCCGGAACTTTTTCAAACGCAAATGGTCCGACAATTTATGACACTTTTACCGGACTGGTATGTATTGCCAGTAATGACGCTAACGGAGCAATTACGTTTAAGAGATATAATCCTGAAACTTATTTATTGGTAGATAGCTTACCAATACCTCAAGCAAACGGACAGGCAAAAAATATTACAGTGTGTGGTAATGGATGTTATGCTTTCAATACAACAAATAACAAAGTAATAATTATTAAAAATTTCCTTAATCTAAATTCAGAAGAGTTTAAAGCCAAGTCATCTCTCTCCCTGTACCCTAACCCCGTAAGCAGCACTTTGAGTTTTTCACATGACAATACTTTAAATATAGAGAAGGTTGAAATTTATAGCAGTATTGGCCAGAAAATAAAAACCCTGGAAAGGAATGATATTACTATTTCACATCTTGAAGTCTCCGATTTGACAGCGGGTATTTATTTTGCTGATATTTTTACCAACGAAGGAAAAATAACGAAGAAGTTTATTAAAAAGTAA